In one window of Paraflavitalea soli DNA:
- a CDS encoding outer membrane beta-barrel protein: MKTSYKIIAVLIAGLFTAGALHAQEGRLNLNINYSINTPTGDFKDFVNKTSYRSWAASLLYGINDKLSVGFGTGFQDFYQKYPRQVYKLEGGGDISAVLSNSVQAIPLLAQVQYNFTPEARVQPYVGVGVGGNLILYRQYLGEFGSSKNKFGFAARPEAGVFVPFRKGGPAGITLRADYNYMPVNYNDLQGMDNWGAGIGVKFPLQ, translated from the coding sequence ATGAAAACTTCCTATAAAATAATAGCGGTGCTGATAGCAGGTCTTTTTACAGCAGGCGCCCTACACGCACAGGAGGGCCGGTTGAATCTTAATATCAATTATTCGATCAATACGCCCACGGGTGATTTTAAAGACTTCGTAAATAAAACATCTTATCGCAGCTGGGCTGCCAGTCTTTTATATGGGATCAATGATAAGTTGTCCGTAGGTTTTGGAACCGGGTTCCAGGATTTTTACCAGAAATACCCGCGCCAGGTGTATAAACTGGAAGGTGGCGGCGATATTTCGGCCGTGCTTTCCAACTCTGTTCAGGCCATTCCTTTATTGGCGCAGGTACAGTACAATTTCACGCCCGAAGCAAGAGTACAACCTTATGTGGGCGTAGGAGTAGGTGGTAACCTCATCCTCTATCGTCAATACCTGGGAGAGTTTGGCAGCAGTAAGAACAAGTTTGGTTTTGCCGCAAGGCCCGAAGCCGGTGTATTTGTTCCTTTCAGAAAGGGTGGTCCGGCGGGTATTACCCTGCGGGCCGACTACAATTACATGCCGGTCAATTACAATGATCTTCAGGGAATGGATAATTGGGGCGCCGGTATTGGCGTCAAATTCCCCTTACAATAG
- a CDS encoding YqgE/AlgH family protein, with the protein MIKPGPGTLLIAEPFLKDPNFMRTVVFLCDHQDEGSFGFVLNRAYEHTLNELMNNLDELKLPVFYGGPVQMDTIHFLHQYPTLIPGSFQVLDGIYWGGDFETAINLIRDGSIDVAKIRFFIGYSGWGSGQLNDELKENSWLTAEATKKLVFHRNTDEIWKDALKHLGGDYEMMANFPIDPQLN; encoded by the coding sequence ATGATAAAACCGGGACCTGGGACGCTGTTGATAGCCGAGCCTTTTTTGAAAGACCCTAACTTCATGCGCACCGTTGTATTCCTTTGTGATCACCAGGATGAAGGCAGTTTTGGATTTGTGCTAAACCGGGCTTATGAGCACACGCTGAATGAGTTAATGAATAACCTGGATGAGTTAAAATTGCCTGTTTTCTACGGCGGCCCCGTTCAGATGGACACCATTCATTTTTTGCACCAATACCCCACCCTGATCCCCGGCTCCTTCCAGGTACTGGACGGTATTTACTGGGGCGGTGATTTTGAAACGGCTATCAATCTTATCCGTGATGGATCGATCGATGTGGCCAAGATCCGCTTCTTTATTGGCTATTCCGGCTGGGGCAGCGGCCAGTTGAATGACGAATTGAAAGAAAACTCCTGGCTTACCGCCGAAGCAACCAAGAAACTGGTATTCCACCGCAATACCGATGAGATCTGGAAAGATGCCTTAAAACATCTTGGCGGCGACTATGAAATGATGGCCAACTTCCCAATCGACCCACAACTGAATTAG
- a CDS encoding sensor histidine kinase — protein MQLRKVFPVIIVLISLSLIGTIYVQYNWLQTMLIDKQEEFKWKMTRGMDDVGKLLMDQKGTLPSLKNYRTKPNFTWPSEQFQMELMKPPTIAQKFTEFEVNEKLRKAFDNQGLHNLKFEFAITSNLNLLSFELKSKGYLKAEEDIDTTTGNNMMFIYIFQPPSGSDLENLVPEEIMSVIVPNVKKIILQQMKWMIVGAVFFTIMIIAAFYVTVTALLRQKKLSEIKNDFINNMTHEFKTPLATISLAVDALRNDKVLQDRTKMDYFSSIIKEENKRMNKHVETILQAAVMDRQELQLNKQPLHVHDLIHEIMDNYTLQLEDKNGSADLNLSARQDYIEADPVHFRNLISNLIDNAVKYSKDNLELKITTHSTNKNLVIRVEDNGIGMSKETVRRIFEKFYRAHTGNIHNVKGFGLGLSYVKTIVDAHNGKIKVESVLGRGSAFTLELPLLKKKAVSETADIHHHS, from the coding sequence TTGCAATTACGGAAAGTATTTCCTGTCATCATTGTATTGATCAGCTTATCGCTGATAGGAACCATTTATGTGCAGTACAACTGGCTGCAAACAATGCTGATAGATAAACAGGAAGAGTTCAAGTGGAAAATGACGCGTGGCATGGACGATGTGGGCAAACTGCTCATGGACCAGAAAGGAACCCTTCCCTCTTTGAAAAACTACCGCACCAAACCCAACTTTACCTGGCCTTCCGAACAGTTCCAGATGGAACTGATGAAGCCTCCCACCATTGCCCAGAAGTTCACCGAATTTGAAGTAAACGAAAAGTTGCGCAAGGCATTTGACAACCAGGGATTGCACAACCTGAAATTTGAATTTGCTATTACTTCCAATCTGAACCTGCTATCTTTTGAACTTAAATCCAAGGGATACCTCAAAGCTGAGGAAGATATCGATACCACCACGGGTAATAACATGATGTTTATTTACATCTTCCAGCCACCCAGCGGCAGTGACCTGGAAAACCTGGTGCCGGAAGAGATCATGTCGGTAATCGTACCGAACGTAAAAAAGATTATCCTGCAACAGATGAAATGGATGATCGTGGGTGCTGTGTTTTTTACCATCATGATCATTGCGGCCTTTTATGTGACTGTCACAGCCTTATTGCGCCAGAAAAAGCTGAGTGAGATCAAGAATGATTTCATCAATAACATGACGCATGAGTTTAAAACGCCCCTCGCCACCATATCGTTGGCGGTGGATGCCCTGCGTAATGACAAAGTATTGCAGGACCGCACCAAGATGGACTATTTCAGCAGTATCATCAAGGAAGAGAACAAGCGGATGAACAAGCATGTAGAAACCATTTTGCAGGCAGCGGTGATGGACAGGCAGGAACTGCAATTGAACAAGCAGCCCCTTCATGTGCACGACCTGATCCATGAGATCATGGACAACTATACCTTGCAACTGGAGGACAAGAATGGGTCGGCCGACCTGAACCTGAGCGCCCGCCAGGATTATATAGAAGCCGATCCGGTGCATTTCCGCAACCTGATCTCCAACCTTATCGACAATGCCGTTAAATATTCAAAGGATAACCTGGAGTTGAAAATAACCACGCACAGTACCAATAAGAATTTAGTGATCCGGGTAGAAGACAATGGTATTGGTATGAGCAAGGAAACCGTGCGCCGTATCTTCGAGAAATTCTACCGGGCCCACACCGGTAATATCCATAATGTAAAAGGGTTTGGCCTTGGCCTGAGCTATGTCAAAACCATCGTAGACGCCCACAATGGAAAGATCAAAGTGGAAAGCGTACTCGGTAGAGGTTCAGCCTTCACCCTCGAATTGCCACTGCTCAAAAAGAAAGCTGTTAGCGAAACAGCAGACATCCATCACCATAGCTAA
- a CDS encoding S-adenosylmethionine:tRNA ribosyltransferase-isomerase, whose translation MHPKSLAIKDFTYELPEERIAKYPLPERDSSKLLIYNQGKITEDTYRHIDQYLPSDSLLLFNNTRVVEARLLFQKPTGASIEVFCLEPHPRYPDITTAMTQKERVTWMCLIGGASKWKTGQLLEKKIPHGDKTIVLQAQYLEKIKDSFAIELSWTPSSLSFAEVLHIAGMIPLPPYIKRAAESGDATRYQTIYALTEGSVAAPTAGLHFTEALFERMQAKNIRRSYVTLHVGAGTFQPVKSENMEGHNMHAEFIDIPTTLIQQLIDYAGRFITVVGTTSLRTVESLYWLGVKTILTPAIAPAELTVHQWDAYELKADHISVQEALTSLLQYMKKQQWERLITRTQLLITPGYTIRIPKALVTNFHQPQSTLLLLVAAFVGTKWKNIYKHALEHEFRFLSYGDGCLLFR comes from the coding sequence ATGCATCCCAAGAGTTTAGCCATTAAGGATTTTACGTATGAATTGCCGGAAGAGCGGATTGCCAAATATCCCCTGCCGGAGCGAGACAGCTCAAAGCTGCTCATATACAACCAGGGCAAGATCACCGAAGATACCTATCGCCACATCGATCAATACCTGCCATCCGATTCGTTGCTGCTGTTCAACAATACCAGGGTGGTAGAAGCGAGGTTACTGTTCCAGAAACCAACGGGTGCTTCCATTGAGGTCTTTTGCCTGGAACCGCATCCCCGGTATCCGGATATCACCACCGCCATGACGCAAAAAGAACGGGTAACCTGGATGTGCCTGATCGGCGGCGCTTCCAAATGGAAAACCGGTCAGCTATTGGAAAAGAAGATCCCACACGGCGATAAAACAATCGTCCTACAGGCCCAATACCTGGAAAAAATAAAGGATAGCTTTGCCATTGAATTGTCCTGGACACCCTCCTCCCTGAGTTTTGCGGAAGTACTGCACATAGCCGGCATGATCCCCCTGCCGCCCTATATCAAACGGGCTGCCGAATCGGGAGATGCCACCCGCTACCAAACCATCTATGCCCTCACGGAAGGGTCAGTAGCTGCCCCCACTGCCGGACTACACTTTACCGAAGCGCTCTTCGAAAGGATGCAGGCAAAAAATATCCGGCGCAGCTATGTCACCCTGCATGTAGGGGCCGGTACCTTTCAGCCGGTAAAAAGCGAAAACATGGAAGGGCACAATATGCACGCGGAATTTATTGATATACCCACGACCCTGATCCAACAGCTCATTGATTATGCCGGCAGGTTCATCACCGTGGTAGGCACCACTTCCCTGCGTACGGTAGAAAGCCTCTACTGGCTGGGGGTAAAAACGATCCTCACACCTGCTATTGCTCCCGCAGAACTGACGGTGCACCAGTGGGACGCTTATGAACTGAAGGCAGACCATATTTCGGTGCAGGAAGCACTGACCTCCCTGCTGCAGTATATGAAAAAACAACAATGGGAACGGCTCATCACGCGCACACAATTATTAATTACGCCGGGGTATACCATCCGCATTCCAAAAGCCCTGGTAACGAATTTCCATCAGCCCCAATCCACCTTGCTATTGCTGGTGGCAGCATTTGTGGGAACCAAATGGAAAAACATTTACAAGCATGCACTGGAACATGAATTCCGGTTTCTTAGCTATGGTGATGGATGTCTGCTGTTTCGCTAA
- a CDS encoding DUF3052 domain-containing protein, whose protein sequence is MATAGYSGTPLLQKLGIKENMKVQLIHAPDNYMELLAHDIHAQLAGKKEIPDLIHLFVTSKKQFETEMQQLKTVYKSNSSVITWVSWYKKSAGIPTDVTEDVIRNYALQHDLVDIKVCAVSEEWSGLKLVVPKTKR, encoded by the coding sequence ATGGCAACAGCAGGCTATTCAGGCACCCCGCTTCTACAAAAGTTGGGTATTAAGGAAAACATGAAAGTGCAGCTCATACATGCGCCGGATAACTACATGGAATTATTGGCACATGATATCCATGCACAACTGGCCGGAAAAAAAGAGATTCCCGACCTGATCCACCTGTTTGTGACCAGTAAAAAACAATTCGAAACAGAAATGCAACAGTTAAAAACGGTATACAAAAGCAACTCATCCGTTATTACCTGGGTCAGTTGGTATAAGAAAAGTGCAGGCATACCGACTGATGTAACAGAAGATGTGATCCGGAATTATGCACTTCAACATGACCTGGTGGATATCAAGGTTTGTGCAGTGAGTGAAGAATGGAGTGGCCTCAAATTAGTAGTACCCAAAACAAAGCGATAA
- the mraZ gene encoding division/cell wall cluster transcriptional repressor MraZ, translated as MNGFIGEYEATLDAKGRFLLPAGFKKQLPEEAGSQFVINRGFEKCLTLYPMKSWDPIFSELGKLNDFDPKVREFRRYFLNGATVLELDSAGRLLVPPNLKEHAGLEKDIVLVAAMNKIEIWDKDKYQKFFESFSPEAFSQLAQQVMTAGSQPGNQH; from the coding sequence ATGAATGGGTTTATAGGCGAATACGAAGCAACTTTAGACGCAAAAGGTCGCTTCCTCTTGCCGGCGGGCTTTAAAAAGCAGTTGCCGGAAGAGGCCGGAAGCCAATTTGTTATCAACAGAGGGTTTGAAAAGTGTTTGACGCTGTATCCCATGAAAAGCTGGGACCCTATTTTCTCTGAATTGGGCAAATTGAATGATTTTGATCCCAAAGTTCGGGAATTCAGGAGATACTTTCTGAACGGGGCGACGGTATTGGAGCTGGATAGTGCGGGAAGATTGCTGGTGCCACCCAATTTGAAAGAACACGCCGGATTGGAAAAAGACATTGTGCTGGTGGCGGCTATGAACAAAATTGAGATCTGGGACAAGGATAAGTACCAAAAGTTCTTTGAATCTTTTTCACCCGAAGCTTTCAGTCAATTGGCGCAACAGGTGATGACAGCAGGCAGTCAGCCGGGAAATCAGCATTAA
- the rsmH gene encoding 16S rRNA (cytosine(1402)-N(4))-methyltransferase RsmH, whose translation MSDNENHNAESASSASGNTDYHVPVLLQETVDGLNVQPDGIYVDCTFGGGSHSGEILKRLGKNGQLLAFDQDADAKRNVPDDPRIIFVPHNFRHLQRFLRLHKITQVDGVMADLGVSSHQFDEADRGFSIRFEGDMDMRMDKRQELTAFEVVDTYDEQRLHKIFEQYGEVTNSKTLARTIVQVRNTVSLKTIANFKQAVQAVVKGNPNKYFAQVFQALRIEVNDELGALKEMLQQIPSLLKPGGRVSIITFHSLEDRIVKNFFRKGDVEEAENADPFGRNVPEPPLKVITKKPITAAPEELKRNSRSRSAKLRVAEKV comes from the coding sequence ATGAGTGACAATGAAAACCATAACGCTGAATCCGCTTCCTCCGCATCAGGCAACACGGACTATCATGTGCCGGTATTGTTGCAGGAAACGGTAGATGGGCTGAATGTACAACCAGATGGCATTTATGTGGATTGCACATTTGGTGGTGGCAGTCATTCCGGCGAAATTCTGAAACGGCTTGGTAAAAACGGGCAATTGCTGGCATTTGACCAGGATGCGGATGCAAAACGGAACGTACCGGATGATCCCCGGATCATTTTTGTACCGCACAATTTTCGTCACCTGCAAAGGTTCCTGCGTCTTCATAAGATCACGCAGGTGGATGGTGTGATGGCCGATCTTGGCGTAAGTAGTCACCAGTTTGATGAGGCCGACCGTGGTTTTTCTATTCGTTTTGAAGGTGATATGGATATGCGAATGGACAAGCGACAGGAGTTGACAGCCTTTGAAGTGGTAGATACTTATGACGAGCAACGATTGCACAAGATATTTGAGCAATACGGCGAAGTGACCAATTCCAAAACGTTGGCGCGGACCATCGTGCAGGTGCGTAATACCGTGTCGCTGAAAACAATTGCCAATTTTAAGCAGGCTGTGCAGGCAGTGGTGAAAGGGAATCCCAACAAGTACTTTGCCCAGGTATTTCAGGCATTGCGCATTGAAGTGAATGATGAATTGGGGGCTTTGAAAGAAATGCTGCAACAAATTCCTTCGCTATTAAAGCCTGGTGGCCGTGTGTCCATTATTACCTTTCATTCATTGGAAGACAGGATTGTAAAAAACTTTTTCCGGAAAGGTGATGTGGAAGAGGCAGAGAATGCCGATCCATTTGGACGCAACGTTCCCGAACCGCCACTGAAAGTAATTACCAAAAAACCAATTACTGCTGCACCGGAAGAGTTGAAACGCAATTCGCGTTCCAGAAGCGCCAAATTGCGCGTTGCGGAAAAGGTGTAG
- a CDS encoding FtsL-like putative cell division protein: protein MSEEKEQGVVKEKERKRERRRLFSYRWIVKNIPYFLFLSVLAVVYIYNGHYADKTIRNINKVSKELKEMQYEYKTLKSEVMFRSKQSEMAKAVEPLGLKELVTPPIILSDSVSNKPVE from the coding sequence ATGAGTGAAGAAAAAGAACAAGGAGTTGTAAAAGAAAAAGAACGCAAGCGGGAGCGGAGGCGGTTGTTCAGCTATCGCTGGATCGTGAAGAACATTCCGTATTTCCTGTTCCTGTCGGTGTTGGCAGTGGTGTATATATATAATGGACACTATGCGGATAAAACGATCCGCAATATCAATAAGGTGAGTAAGGAGTTGAAGGAAATGCAATATGAGTACAAGACGCTGAAGAGCGAGGTGATGTTCCGGAGCAAGCAAAGTGAGATGGCCAAAGCAGTAGAACCACTGGGGTTGAAAGAATTGGTTACTCCTCCGATCATATTGAGTGATTCAGTAAGTAATAAGCCCGTTGAGTAA
- a CDS encoding penicillin-binding protein, which produces MEVKRDILWRVYLCFIGIVVFSVVILGRAAYIQQVQGKFWIEQAKEQQQQFVEIDAERGTIYSEDGSMLSTSIPFFNIYIDFMAEGLREKNGKRFKDNLDSLSMSLADYFKDRNAGEYRQLLQNGYRRKDRYFLFKKNLSFQQYRALRTMPLIKQGRDKSGFIPEVKDKRLNPFVLLANRTIGLSREYIDSEGKIKNTNVGLEKTYDSILKGESGKRLMRKIAAGVFVPVDGSEIEPQNGKDIITTLDVNIQDIAENALMKVLTENECEYGTCLVMEVKTGKIKAIANLGRRTDGSYWEDMNYAIRASEPGSTFKLATMLSLLEDKYVSLDQRVNLEGGTWSVNGRTVYDSENHGYDVSVREAFEMSSNVGMAKLVMANYSKKPVQFVDHLKRMRFHQYSGIDLLGETTPIVKTPKSKTWSATSLPWMSFGYEVLVSPLQTLMLYNAIANDGKMMKPYLVNAVKENGLVVKENHPEVLEQAVCNEQTLKLLQGLLKGVCTDPHGTGTALFKGAPYIVAGKTGTSLMANGNRGYADHIYQSSFAGYFPADNPQYSCIVVVRNKPFARFYYGAKIAGPVFKELADKLYAVNADKDKKVQPYVAPKKDSSYYLYAGGAEEMQQVMNTLQWKYKDSVGAHEWTRLYSVNYSPVLNGQPVSKKNMPDVRGMGLKDALFLLENMQAKVVVKGRGKVKTQSLEPGAALIRDQPVTIELN; this is translated from the coding sequence TTGGAAGTCAAACGCGATATATTATGGAGAGTGTACCTATGCTTTATCGGCATAGTGGTGTTTAGTGTGGTGATCCTGGGGCGGGCGGCATACATTCAACAGGTACAGGGAAAATTCTGGATAGAACAGGCAAAAGAGCAGCAACAACAGTTTGTGGAAATAGATGCTGAGCGGGGAACGATCTACAGTGAAGATGGCAGTATGCTCAGCACATCGATCCCGTTCTTTAATATATACATCGATTTCATGGCCGAAGGCCTCCGGGAAAAGAACGGAAAACGATTTAAGGATAACCTCGACTCGTTGTCCATGAGCCTGGCAGATTATTTTAAAGACCGGAATGCAGGTGAGTACAGGCAGCTTTTACAAAACGGGTACCGCAGGAAAGACCGGTACTTTCTTTTTAAGAAAAACCTTTCCTTTCAGCAGTACAGGGCTTTGCGTACGATGCCGCTGATCAAACAGGGCAGGGACAAAAGCGGGTTTATTCCCGAAGTGAAAGACAAACGCCTGAACCCCTTTGTATTGCTGGCCAACAGAACGATCGGATTGTCGAGGGAATATATAGATAGTGAGGGCAAGATCAAGAACACGAACGTAGGACTGGAGAAAACATACGATAGTATTCTGAAGGGTGAAAGTGGCAAGCGGTTGATGCGGAAAATAGCAGCGGGTGTATTTGTGCCGGTAGATGGTTCTGAAATAGAACCTCAGAACGGAAAGGACATCATCACCACGCTGGATGTGAACATACAGGACATTGCAGAGAATGCCTTGATGAAGGTGCTCACGGAAAATGAATGTGAATACGGTACCTGCCTGGTGATGGAAGTAAAGACAGGCAAGATCAAAGCGATCGCCAACCTGGGCCGGAGAACTGATGGCAGCTACTGGGAAGATATGAACTACGCCATCCGTGCTTCTGAACCGGGGTCTACTTTCAAACTGGCTACTATGCTGTCGCTGCTGGAAGACAAATACGTTTCGCTCGACCAGCGGGTAAACCTGGAAGGTGGCACCTGGAGTGTAAATGGCAGAACGGTGTACGATAGTGAGAATCATGGATATGATGTGTCGGTAAGAGAGGCTTTTGAAATGAGTTCGAATGTGGGCATGGCCAAGCTGGTGATGGCAAACTATTCCAAAAAGCCGGTGCAGTTTGTAGATCATCTGAAGCGGATGCGCTTTCACCAATACTCCGGTATTGACCTGCTGGGTGAAACAACACCCATCGTGAAAACGCCTAAGTCGAAGACCTGGAGCGCCACATCATTGCCCTGGATGAGTTTTGGATATGAAGTGCTGGTAAGTCCCCTGCAAACGTTGATGTTGTACAATGCCATCGCCAATGATGGCAAGATGATGAAACCTTACCTGGTGAATGCGGTGAAGGAAAATGGGCTGGTGGTAAAGGAGAATCATCCTGAGGTGCTGGAACAAGCTGTTTGCAATGAGCAAACGTTGAAATTGCTACAAGGGTTATTGAAAGGAGTGTGTACGGACCCGCATGGTACAGGGACAGCCCTGTTCAAAGGAGCACCTTATATCGTAGCTGGTAAAACAGGTACTTCCTTAATGGCGAATGGTAACCGCGGGTACGCCGATCATATTTACCAGTCGTCTTTTGCGGGTTATTTCCCGGCTGATAACCCACAATACAGTTGCATCGTGGTAGTGCGGAACAAACCATTTGCCCGCTTCTATTATGGCGCCAAAATAGCCGGACCGGTATTTAAGGAATTAGCGGATAAGCTGTACGCAGTGAATGCCGACAAGGATAAAAAAGTACAGCCCTATGTGGCTCCGAAGAAGGATAGCTCTTATTATTTATATGCAGGTGGCGCCGAAGAAATGCAGCAGGTGATGAATACCCTGCAGTGGAAATATAAGGACTCAGTAGGCGCGCATGAATGGACCCGGTTGTATTCGGTGAATTACTCACCGGTGCTCAACGGCCAGCCGGTAAGTAAAAAGAATATGCCCGATGTGCGGGGTATGGGATTGAAAGATGCTTTGTTCCTCCTGGAAAATATGCAGGCCAAAGTAGTGGTGAAGGGTAGAGGAAAAGTGAAAACGCAAAGCCTCGAACCGGGTGCGGCACTTATCAGGGATCAGCCCGTCACGATTGAATTGAATTAA
- a CDS encoding UDP-N-acetylmuramoyl-L-alanyl-D-glutamate--2,6-diaminopimelate ligase, which produces MAILQDILYKVRIRSVHGNLAVKVKALHIDSRKVAKGDVFIAIKGAAADGHQFIDSVAEKGAVAIICEEMPSTLKEGVTYVQVENSGAAAGFMAHNFYGQPSEKVKLVGVTGTNGKTTIATLLYKLFSGLGYKCGLLSTVQNHIGSEIVPATHTTPDAISLNALLKQMVEAGCTHVFMETSSHAIHQHRIAGLKYAGGLFSNITHDHLDYHKTFDEYIRVKKSFFDGLSSDAFAISNADDKRGPVMLQNTQAHKYYYSLRTMAEFKGKILENGLTGLVMTINDQEVHFRLIGEFNAYNLLAVYGAAICLGEDKFEVLRVLSELTGAEGRFDYIISVKDKVIGIVDYAHTPDALLNVLVTIKGLRKGHEQVITVVGCGGDRDKTKRPVMGEVACEHSDRVIFTSDNPRSEDPEQILRDMETGLNTAAKRKFIAIVDRKEAIKTAVNLAGPDDIVLIAGKGHEKYQEIKGVKHPFDDKQVLTEIFKLYER; this is translated from the coding sequence ATGGCAATTTTACAGGACATATTGTATAAGGTAAGGATCCGTTCCGTACATGGCAACCTGGCGGTGAAGGTGAAGGCCTTGCATATTGATTCCCGTAAAGTGGCTAAAGGTGATGTGTTCATTGCCATCAAAGGGGCCGCTGCCGATGGGCACCAGTTTATCGACAGCGTAGCAGAGAAAGGAGCGGTGGCGATCATTTGCGAAGAGATGCCGTCAACATTAAAGGAAGGCGTAACCTATGTGCAGGTGGAGAACAGTGGCGCCGCTGCCGGGTTTATGGCGCATAATTTTTACGGCCAGCCTTCTGAAAAAGTGAAGCTGGTAGGTGTTACAGGTACTAATGGTAAGACCACGATTGCCACTTTATTGTACAAGCTGTTTTCCGGCCTGGGTTATAAATGTGGATTGCTGAGTACGGTGCAAAACCATATTGGTAGTGAAATTGTACCTGCCACGCACACCACGCCCGATGCGATCAGCCTGAATGCGTTGCTGAAACAAATGGTAGAAGCCGGTTGTACGCATGTATTCATGGAAACGAGTTCACATGCGATCCACCAGCACCGGATAGCCGGGTTAAAATATGCCGGCGGCCTGTTTAGCAACATCACCCATGATCACCTGGACTATCACAAGACCTTTGACGAATATATACGGGTAAAGAAATCCTTTTTTGATGGTCTTAGTTCAGACGCCTTTGCGATCTCGAATGCAGACGACAAGCGAGGCCCGGTAATGCTGCAGAATACACAGGCGCATAAGTACTATTATAGCCTGCGTACGATGGCGGAGTTCAAAGGGAAGATATTGGAGAATGGATTGACGGGACTGGTGATGACGATCAATGACCAGGAAGTCCATTTCCGGCTGATCGGTGAGTTCAATGCCTATAACCTGCTGGCGGTATATGGCGCAGCCATCTGCCTGGGGGAAGACAAGTTTGAAGTATTGCGTGTGTTGAGTGAGCTCACAGGGGCTGAAGGCCGGTTTGATTACATCATATCGGTAAAAGATAAAGTGATCGGTATTGTGGATTATGCCCACACGCCGGATGCCCTGCTGAATGTGCTGGTAACGATCAAAGGACTGCGGAAAGGTCACGAGCAGGTGATCACGGTAGTAGGATGTGGCGGGGACCGCGACAAGACAAAGCGGCCGGTAATGGGAGAGGTAGCCTGCGAACACAGCGACCGGGTGATCTTTACCTCCGACAATCCACGCAGTGAGGACCCGGAACAGATACTCCGGGATATGGAGACGGGGTTGAATACGGCCGCCAAAAGAAAGTTTATCGCCATTGTAGATAGAAAGGAAGCGATCAAAACAGCGGTGAACCTGGCCGGTCCGGATGATATTGTGCTGATAGCAGGGAAGGGACATGAGAAATACCAGGAGATCAAAGGGGTGAAGCATCCTTTTGATGATAAACAGGTACTGACAGAGATATTTAAGTTATACGAAAGATAA